In a genomic window of Schistocerca gregaria isolate iqSchGreg1 chromosome 5, iqSchGreg1.2, whole genome shotgun sequence:
- the LOC126272932 gene encoding shematrin-like protein 2, translating to MKPAFFLLCVFVAIVDGYVPGAFGYSGLGQQYGGLGFRGQESFNLGYSSLGYRGQDYVRPVYDSLGYGQQQFGGVGYLSPGYGSPGYGGQNYVSPLYDGLGYGQHQFGGPGYLSPRYGPPSYGGKGLSYDVEIKIPAYEPYGTLPLQYPQFGDIGFGGVGYGGTGLPAVNIEISDPAYDSYGQLLTVKEDAVPLEYGQYNIPSTYAAALPTSYQGGSNERSSLPWIVSSSGVKALRGMCSSSS from the exons GTGGATGGTTACGTGCCTGGTGCTTTCGGATATAGTGGCTTGGGTCAGCAATATGGTGGTCTGGGATTTCGTGGTCAGGAATCTTTTAACCTGGGATACAGTTCTTTGGGGTACAGAGGCCAGGACTATGTTAGACCGGTATATGATAGCCTGGGATATGGTCAACAGCAGTTTGGTGGCGTAGGATATCTTAGTCCAGGATATGGCTCTCCAGGTTATGGTGGTCAGAACTATGTTAGTCCACTATATGATGGCCTGGGATATGGTCAACATCAGTTTGGTGGTCCAGGATATCTTAGTCCTCGATATGGTCCTCCAAGTTATGGTGGCAAGGGCCTTTCTTATGATGTCGAGATCAAAATTCCAGCATATGAGCCATATGGGACTTTGCCTCTGCAGTATCCCCAGTTTGGTGATATCGGATTTGGTGGGGTAGGATATGGCGGCACGGGCCTTCCTGCTGTTAACATCGAGATTAGCGATCCAGCGTATGACTCATATGGGCAGTTGTTAACAGTGAAGGAAGATGCAGTTCCTCTGGAGTATGGCCAATATAACATACCTTCCACATACGCTGCAGCTCTTCCCACCTCATATCAAGGAG GGTCCAATGAACGTTCATCATTGCCGTGGATCGTCAGTTCCTCCGGTGTGAAAGCGCTGAGAGGAATGTGCAGCAGCTCGTCATAA